From the genome of Eucalyptus grandis isolate ANBG69807.140 chromosome 2, ASM1654582v1, whole genome shotgun sequence, one region includes:
- the LOC104423901 gene encoding 40S ribosomal protein S3a: protein MAVGKNKRISKGKKGGKKKAVDPFSKKDWYDIKAPSVFSVKNVGKTLVSRTQGTKIASEGLKHRVFEVSLADLQGDEDHAYRKIRLRSEDVQGRNVLTNFWGMDFTTDKLRSLVRKWQTLIEAHVDVKTTDNYTLRMFCIGFTKRRPNQVKRTCYAQSSQIRQIRRKMREIMVNQATTCDLKELVRKFIPEMIGKEIEKATSSIYPLQNVFIRKVKILKAPKFDLGKLMEVHGDYSEDIGVKLDRPADEPVAEVPTEVIGA from the exons ATGGCCGTCGG GAAGAACAAGAGGATTTCCAAGGGGAAGAAGGGAGGCAAGAAGAAGGC GGTCGATCCGTTTTCCAAGAAGGACTGGTATGATATCAAGGCCCCATCCGTGTTCTCCGTGAAGAACGTGGGCAAGACTCTTGTTTCGCGTACTCAGGGTACCAAG ATTGCTTCAGAAGGTCTCAAACACAGAGTGTTTGAGGTGTCATTGGCTGACCTTCAGGGTGATGAGGACCATGCCTACAGAAAGATTCGTCTGAGGAGTGAAGATGTTCAGGGAAGAAATGTCTTGACTAATTTCTGG GGAATGGACTTCACAACCGATAAGTTGAGGTCCTTGGTGAGAAAATGGCAGACATTGATTGAAGCTCATGTTGATGTGAAGACAACAGATAATTACACTTTGAGGATGTTCTGCATCGGCTTCACCAAGAGACGTCCAAATCAGGTCAAGAGAACCTGCTATGCGCAATCCAGCCAGATCAGACAG ATTCGCAGGAAGATGAGGGAAATTATGGTCAACCAGGCCACTACTTGCGACCTGAAGGAATTGGTCAGGAAGTTCATTCCTGAGATGATTGGGAAGGAAATTGAGAAGGCAACATCAAGCATCTATCCTCTGCAGAATGTTTTCATTCGGAAGGTCAAGATTCTGAAAGCTCCTAAGTTTGATCTCGGAAAATTGATGGag GTCCATGGTGATTATTCAGAAGACATTGGCGTCAAGTTGGATAGGCCCGCTGACGAACCAGTGGCTGAGGTTCCCACCGAAGTCATTGGAGCTTAA